TGTCGGGCCGTAAGGCACAAAATCGAGCAAAGATTGTGCCGTTGAACGAATAACGGCTATTATATCGGCACCTTCCTTCACAGCTGCCTTTGCTTGTACAACGTCTTCGTATATGTTTCCGGTTGCAACTATAACGTAAAGGTAAGGCTGTGGAGGGTCTCCTAATTCTTCCAGCATTTTATCCCTTTTATCTTTAACTTGCTTTAAACGTTCTAAAGCTTCTTTAGTCAATTCATCTATTTTTCCTGCCACTACCGATTCGTTTTGCGGCGGAAAATCCAAAAGTGAGAATTCGCCCCGTCCAACGCTTTCTGCAACTTCTTGTGGAGTCATATTTTTGGCAACGCAGGCGTTGATCAGCCAATAGGTTATACCTCTATCAAGTCCTCCGCCCTTTTGAACATCTTCAACTACAACATTGGGAAGCGGAACACCTTCAGCGTTAACTCCATCTATACCGTAAAACCTTGCCACCGTTCTTTCGACAGATGTCGTGCTTCTGACGTCTATGAACTTTTGAATTTCATCGGTAACTTCTCTGGCAAGCTCTCTCGCTTTTTTTACCATTTTTTCATTCAATTTAAGGACAGGCCTTCCCATAACTCTTCCTCCTCTTCACGTTCTTCAATGCCATTGATAATTCGAATCGCACTCTTCCTTTCTTAATATCTTTTTTATTTCCGAAAGAGGCATTTTTATTTGAGAACCATCTTTCATATTCTTAAAGGTGTAAAGGTTGCTTTCAACTTCTTCCTCACCAACGACCAAAACATGGTGAGCTCCACATTTCGAGGCGTTTTTGAATTGCGCTTTCATCTTTCTTCCCATAACATCCACATCAACAACGAATTCCTCAGAGAGTTCTAACGCGAGTTTCAAAGCGTGTGGACGTTGTTTTTCATCTACGGCCACAACGTACACAGACGGGGGTTCTTTTTGCGGAATTTTTCCTTCTTTTTCGAGAGCTATCATCACTCTTTCCATTCCCATGGCAAATCCTACCGATGGCGTAGGCTTTCCGCCGAGTTCTTCCACCAAATGGTCGTATCTTCCGCCTCCCGCTATCGCGTCTTGAGCACCAAGCGCGGTAGATGTTATTTCAAAAACGGTTCTTGTGTAATAGTCCAGCCCTCTCACTATGGTTGGATCGACTTCATACTCTATTTCAAGGGCGTCCAAAAGTTCTCTAACCTTATCAAAGTGAGCCTTGCACTCATCACAAAGATAATCCAATATAACAGGCGCATCTTTGGCATATTGCGCATCTTTTTTGCAATCCAACAAGCGTAATATGTTTCTGTCGTATCTTACCTGACAGTCGTTACATAATTTTGGAAGTAAAGGTTTGTAGTACTCTTTAAGCGCTTCCTTGTAGTTTGGCCTGCACTTTTCGCATCCAGTTGAATTTATCTTGAGCTTGAAATTTTTTAGGCCAAGCACTTTAAGGGTTTCAACGGCCAACGCCATGACCATCACATCCGCTTCCGGACGCGCTGACCCTATCAGTTCAGCCCCGTACTGATGAAATTGCCTGAGTCTTCCAGCTTGGGGCTTTTCATATCTAAACATGGGACCCATATAGAAGAGCTTTTGAGGAAGTCCCTTTGAATCCAACGAATGTTCCACGAAAGCCCTCATGACCGAAGCGGTACCTTCAGGCCTTAGCGTTAAAGATCTTCCACCTTTGTCTTCAAAAGTGTACATCTCTTTTTGAACTATATCGGTGTCCGTTCCAACCCCTCTTTTAAAAAGTTCTGTGGCTTCGAAGATGGGGGTCCTTATTTCGGAAAAACCGAACCTTTTTGAAACGTCGATAAGTTTTCTTTCAACCCATTCCCACACGTATGAATCTTCTATTATGTCGTTCGTTCCTTTTATCCTTTTTATCACGTTTTCACCTACTTTTGTTTTCCGTCATGAAATCATCGTACATCTTTTTCAGCTTTTTCACATCTTCCCAGGTAAGATATTTAGGAGAGCCCGGCGCTTTGGAAGCATTTCTAAGAAGATAACTTGGATGGAACATCGGGAAAATCTTTATATCTCCCTTCCAATCGAAAAGCTTTCCTCTCGCAGCGGTGATGGATTTCACATCGTTGCCTAAAAAATACTTCATGGCAGTTGCACCTAACGGAACTATCACCCTGGGATTTATGGTTTCTATTTGAGCCATCAGATAAGGAGAGCACGCTTCCACTTCATCCGGTAATGGAACTCTGTTCTTTGGAGGCCTACATTTGACAACGTTGGCTATGTAAACATCTTTCCTGTTCAATTTGACTGATTCCAAAATCTTGTCGAAAAGCTTCCCCGCACGCCCAACAAAAGGACGCCCCGTTTTGTCTTCTTCCTCACCTGGCCCTTCACCGACGAACATTATTGGAGAGTTGATATTTCCTTCACCAGGTACAACGTTGGTGCGCGTCTCTGCCAATCGGCAAGCGTTGCAACTCTTTATTCTTTCTATTATCTTTTCCATTATCTCTTCTTTATTCAAAAAAACACCTCCATACTTAGTTATTTTAACACGATTCACAAGCAACGCGTTTTTGAAAAATGACACTTTACTCACGTTGTGCGTGAACATTACGAAAGGTATTACATGGAGACATATGAGCAACATTTGAATACAACATTTTGATTTAGAACCCGTTTTCCAAGCGGCCAAGACATTTTTTTCGAAGTCCTGTCAGAACGGATTCGCTCTTCTTTCCATCTTACAATTCAAAATATGAGGCACGCTCAGACACTCGTCCGTGAGTGCTTCGCTTTCTCGGCACATCCTGTGCCTCTCAACCTCATATTTTGAATCTCCAGATGGGAGCTCATATGTTCTGACAAGTACTTCGAGGGTGAAGTTTAATCCTTTTTTGAAATGCTTTGTAACATTGACGCACAATTTGAGTATGTTAAAATGAAAATGGCATGAGTTGATTTCAAAAATTCAAATGAATAAAGAAGCACGCTTATGAAGATTTACATGGATGTATTAGGCGTTAAGAGTTTTGATGCGCTTCATGTAGCTTGTGCAGAAGCGGGAAAAGCAGATGTTTTTTTGACGACTGATGATAAATTGTTAAAAAGATTACGTCAAAACTCTGGCAAGATAAAAGTTAAAACTGCTAACCCTTTAGAATGGATTGAGGAGGTTATATAATGAAATCTAACAACTTAACCTTAAAAGAAATAAGGATCACAGGAATGGAAGCTTTAAAAGAACACCTTGGTATTGTGGGAATGATACGCTTTTTACAATATGCAGATAAAGGTCAAGGAAATTATTCTGATGAAAGACATCTTTGGCTAGGAAATCCAGACTTAAAAACCATTGAAGATGAGATTAAACAAATAAAATCGAAAAAATAAGGCATGCTCTTATCATTTCTTTAAAAGAAAATTCTAGGGAGAAGTGGTACTTTCTAGATAACAAGGAGATTCCCCCCCTTCGCCGGCTCCGCCGTCACTTCCCCCGCAAGCGGGAGCAGACTTGTATGAAGGTGGCTTCGCCGCCATTCCACAAACTGGGGCAGACTTGCATAAAACTTCATTGTTGCTTCACTTTTCAGGAATAGAGTTGGAGGCATACGGCGTGCCTCATATTTGTAAACAGTCATTCCGTGCTTGACACGGAATCTCGTTTTGTACTGCTATCTTATTAGAGATCCTGAATAGTTTCTTCGAAACTTTCAGAATGACGTTAAGGTCAAAGACTTCAACTGTAAAAGAGCGAATCCCTTCTGACAGGACTTCGAAAAGAGTT
This DNA window, taken from Mesoaciditoga lauensis cd-1655R = DSM 25116, encodes the following:
- the hisS gene encoding histidine--tRNA ligase; translated protein: MIKRIKGTNDIIEDSYVWEWVERKLIDVSKRFGFSEIRTPIFEATELFKRGVGTDTDIVQKEMYTFEDKGGRSLTLRPEGTASVMRAFVEHSLDSKGLPQKLFYMGPMFRYEKPQAGRLRQFHQYGAELIGSARPEADVMVMALAVETLKVLGLKNFKLKINSTGCEKCRPNYKEALKEYYKPLLPKLCNDCQVRYDRNILRLLDCKKDAQYAKDAPVILDYLCDECKAHFDKVRELLDALEIEYEVDPTIVRGLDYYTRTVFEITSTALGAQDAIAGGGRYDHLVEELGGKPTPSVGFAMGMERVMIALEKEGKIPQKEPPSVYVVAVDEKQRPHALKLALELSEEFVVDVDVMGRKMKAQFKNASKCGAHHVLVVGEEEVESNLYTFKNMKDGSQIKMPLSEIKKILRKEECDSNYQWH
- a CDS encoding uracil-DNA glycosylase — its product is MNKEEIMEKIIERIKSCNACRLAETRTNVVPGEGNINSPIMFVGEGPGEEEDKTGRPFVGRAGKLFDKILESVKLNRKDVYIANVVKCRPPKNRVPLPDEVEACSPYLMAQIETINPRVIVPLGATAMKYFLGNDVKSITAARGKLFDWKGDIKIFPMFHPSYLLRNASKAPGSPKYLTWEDVKKLKKMYDDFMTENKSR